In Alkalihalobacterium alkalinitrilicum, a genomic segment contains:
- a CDS encoding AAA domain-containing protein, translating to MTSTLSLIKEWQKVLQIEIQHLKKFGSNKYRVTKGHLLSSDKTFTYYFETTSSLRIPVGSNVRLEWGNVKQDGKILSSEGKSILLSVEQSIGDLIFEATIFHDPWELLEELIERLEELKKSKKRRARVQKLMDPSMEAKHLTENAHSTAHELYLRTKANPVTFVWGPPGTGKTYTLARVAANMYFNKRKVLILSHSNQAVDVLASEIATFIEKKNRFEEGDILRYGTQVGELLQIHNALTTSQLLEKREPDIAAERESLLTERRGLKQDLARSFSKRDTDHLLEIETKIAKVLEKIRQKEIGYVKHAFIVCTTLAKAATDSTIYDKEYDVVIVDEASMAYVPQAAFAASLGKRVVICGDFKQLPPIAAARHELVDRWLKEDIFHRAGIVEVVNQGILHPHLFLLKEQRRMHPQISAFTNQYIYQGLVGDHPSVQNKRKKIVSQQPFPHRASVLVDTSFSGEYGIQEKSSKSRYNLWQLLLSFQLIHEAFIDGAKSIGYVTPYRAQAQMMDILLDDLYEQEKRVADIISATVHRFQGSERDVMIFDSVDSYPEERVGMLLIGKDSERLINVAITRTRGKFLHVSNTAFIKQKVYRGKTLRNLVDHQIEHNEVITPREIGTWIKHQNPRLQWIHALKLERVFHDIQSAKQSIIISLPNRSTIPIEWEEQLQKKASNVKLTVISVNEQQHVRNIQFIKAEISFSFVLIDRRYLWVGLPLEAMKRIQPPHVSVRLDSKALSEQFLAQLPLDQL from the coding sequence ATGACTAGTACATTAAGTTTAATAAAAGAGTGGCAAAAAGTCCTACAAATAGAAATTCAACATTTAAAAAAATTTGGAAGTAATAAGTATCGAGTGACAAAAGGACATTTACTTTCAAGTGATAAAACCTTCACGTATTATTTTGAAACGACTTCATCTTTGCGGATCCCCGTTGGTTCGAACGTACGTTTAGAATGGGGAAATGTAAAACAAGACGGAAAAATCCTCTCATCAGAAGGGAAAAGCATCCTCTTATCGGTTGAGCAATCGATCGGTGACCTTATTTTTGAAGCGACGATTTTTCATGACCCGTGGGAATTGCTAGAAGAATTGATTGAGCGATTAGAAGAATTGAAAAAAAGTAAAAAAAGGCGTGCTCGTGTACAAAAACTAATGGACCCTTCGATGGAAGCTAAACACTTAACAGAAAATGCACATAGCACAGCTCACGAATTATATTTACGAACCAAAGCGAATCCCGTCACTTTTGTCTGGGGACCACCTGGCACGGGAAAAACATATACACTTGCACGAGTTGCAGCCAATATGTATTTTAACAAAAGAAAAGTTCTCATCCTATCACACAGTAACCAGGCTGTCGATGTATTAGCGAGTGAAATCGCTACGTTTATTGAGAAGAAAAATAGGTTTGAGGAAGGGGACATCCTTCGATACGGTACACAAGTTGGAGAATTACTACAAATACACAACGCATTAACGACAAGCCAACTTTTAGAAAAGCGTGAACCTGATATAGCAGCAGAACGTGAATCGCTACTCACTGAAAGACGTGGATTAAAGCAAGATTTAGCAAGGTCTTTTAGTAAAAGAGATACTGATCATCTACTCGAAATCGAGACGAAAATTGCAAAGGTCCTCGAAAAAATTCGCCAAAAAGAAATTGGATACGTAAAACATGCTTTTATTGTCTGTACAACATTAGCAAAAGCGGCAACAGACTCGACGATTTATGATAAAGAATACGACGTTGTCATTGTCGATGAAGCGAGCATGGCTTATGTACCACAAGCTGCTTTTGCTGCTTCTCTAGGGAAGCGAGTCGTTATATGCGGTGATTTTAAGCAATTGCCACCAATTGCAGCAGCTAGACATGAGTTAGTTGACCGATGGTTAAAAGAAGATATTTTTCATCGTGCGGGAATAGTTGAAGTCGTCAACCAAGGAATCCTTCATCCGCATTTGTTTCTATTAAAGGAACAAAGACGAATGCACCCACAAATTTCTGCCTTTACGAACCAGTATATTTATCAAGGACTCGTAGGTGATCATCCGAGTGTTCAAAATAAACGTAAAAAGATTGTGAGTCAACAGCCATTTCCACATCGTGCCTCCGTGTTAGTGGACACTAGTTTCTCGGGGGAATACGGGATTCAAGAAAAAAGTTCAAAATCACGTTATAACCTGTGGCAGTTACTATTGTCGTTTCAACTTATTCATGAAGCTTTCATTGATGGAGCAAAATCAATTGGCTACGTAACGCCTTACCGAGCTCAAGCACAAATGATGGATATATTACTCGACGATCTCTATGAACAAGAAAAACGTGTCGCGGATATTATCTCCGCAACGGTACACCGTTTTCAAGGAAGTGAACGAGATGTTATGATTTTTGATTCTGTAGATAGCTATCCAGAAGAACGTGTAGGGATGCTATTAATCGGCAAAGATAGTGAACGACTTATAAATGTAGCAATTACGAGAACAAGAGGTAAATTTCTTCACGTAAGTAACACTGCTTTTATTAAACAAAAAGTATATCGTGGAAAAACGCTCAGAAATTTAGTCGACCATCAAATCGAACATAATGAAGTAATAACACCGAGAGAAATCGGTACGTGGATAAAACATCAAAACCCACGTCTACAATGGATACATGCGTTGAAATTAGAACGAGTGTTTCATGACATTCAATCCGCAAAACAGTCAATCATTATATCATTACCTAATCGATCAACCATCCCGATTGAATGGGAAGAACAATTACAAAAGAAAGCATCGAACGTCAAATTAACGGTTATATCAGTAAATGAACAACAACATGTACGAAACATACAATTTATAAAAGCTGAAATCTCATTTTCATTTGTACTCATTGATCGTCGCTATCTTTGGGTAGGACTCCCCCTTGAGGCGATGAAACGAATTCAGCCTCCACATGTTTCAGTAAGACTTGATTCAAAAGCATTATCAGAACAATTTTTAGCGCAATTACCATTAGATCAATTATAA
- a CDS encoding DMT family transporter, translating into MSNTQKGHFFNILSVVTVAIGPLLAKFGLLEISPAKAALINAATIILASYLFGVITKKKVQFYFEKNIILLGIFNTLGVVFLFISMDLLSPVQIGFIGRFYTVFAVLLSVIVLKERLSRIEVVFIVSAIAGVFLFVETGSGYQAHLTGSLFALLYTFFFALSNVFIKKTVSKEKSSNSILFTNSCITLFFVILYALLVGELFDGNYSFQGIGYIATSSLIAGFIGTILLYEALKYLRFSIANVSRAFSPVLLAIISFPFFPIVLTVQNTIGAIVLVVSILLLSWGDKKKNTKMNKKTRSM; encoded by the coding sequence ATGAGCAATACGCAAAAGGGACATTTTTTTAATATCCTGTCAGTTGTGACTGTTGCGATCGGCCCGTTATTGGCAAAGTTTGGGTTATTGGAAATTTCACCAGCGAAAGCAGCATTAATAAACGCGGCCACGATCATTCTTGCTAGTTATTTATTTGGAGTTATTACAAAAAAAAAGGTGCAGTTTTACTTTGAAAAAAATATAATTTTATTGGGTATTTTTAATACATTAGGTGTCGTTTTTTTATTTATTAGTATGGACCTACTTTCACCTGTTCAAATTGGTTTTATCGGAAGGTTTTATACTGTTTTTGCAGTATTACTTTCAGTCATCGTATTAAAGGAAAGACTTTCGAGAATAGAAGTCGTTTTTATAGTATCGGCCATTGCGGGTGTGTTTTTGTTTGTAGAGACAGGCAGTGGATATCAAGCTCATTTAACAGGTAGTTTATTCGCCCTTTTATATACTTTCTTTTTTGCATTATCCAATGTTTTTATAAAAAAGACCGTGTCTAAAGAAAAAAGTTCCAACTCTATCTTATTTACGAATAGTTGTATAACGTTATTTTTCGTTATATTGTACGCATTACTTGTTGGCGAATTATTCGATGGGAACTATTCATTTCAAGGGATTGGTTATATTGCAACCTCTTCTCTTATTGCTGGGTTTATTGGCACGATTCTTTTATATGAAGCGCTTAAATACTTACGGTTTTCGATTGCCAATGTTTCAAGGGCATTCAGTCCCGTATTATTAGCAATCATTTCGTTTCCTTTTTTTCCAATTGTGTTAACGGTGCAAAATACGATCGGCGCTATTGTTTTAGTCGTATCGATCTTATTACTTTCATGGGGCGATAAAAAAAAGAATACAAAAATGAACAAAAAAACGCGTTCAATGTAA
- a CDS encoding exonuclease domain-containing protein: MADVQQYIFFDFEMLCSNRGMPYEDMEAIRLGAVKYDIKTEEITYFDRYIRPTNLQPLSSFCKKLTGIYDQDLVGADGFKTVFEDFLTWIGGIKRSRFFSWSPSDISRLKLDAERHGLSARTVKKIDQRYVDFQAIFTKRVTKENVSVERGLDFYGLQFQGQQHNPMHDAYNTLRIYLSFENEPIISDYIMLKQFIFNEDDYLSTNIETLNNELRKKLNEDIFSFMVELREIYKMKDATTITRKARRLVAKYENILINRSGMFAQDLIDDIRMLMEFYHELCLSYKEHVTYASKIMILPESIVQPINVLSLKRGC, encoded by the coding sequence ATGGCAGATGTACAACAATATATATTTTTTGATTTTGAAATGCTATGTTCAAATCGTGGAATGCCTTATGAAGATATGGAAGCAATTCGGCTAGGCGCTGTTAAATACGATATAAAAACTGAAGAAATCACATATTTTGATCGCTATATCCGTCCTACGAACCTTCAACCCCTTTCTTCTTTTTGTAAAAAGTTAACGGGGATTTATGATCAGGATCTAGTTGGTGCAGATGGTTTTAAAACAGTGTTTGAAGACTTTTTAACTTGGATTGGTGGAATTAAGCGCTCACGCTTTTTCTCATGGTCTCCGAGTGATATTTCTCGTTTAAAGTTGGATGCTGAAAGACATGGGCTATCAGCAAGAACAGTTAAAAAAATTGATCAACGCTATGTAGATTTTCAAGCGATTTTTACTAAACGTGTTACTAAAGAAAATGTTTCTGTTGAACGTGGACTTGACTTTTATGGTTTACAATTTCAAGGTCAGCAGCATAATCCTATGCACGATGCTTATAATACATTGCGGATTTATTTAAGTTTTGAAAATGAACCTATAATAAGTGACTATATAATGCTAAAGCAGTTTATTTTTAATGAGGATGATTATCTTTCGACAAACATTGAAACTTTAAATAACGAGCTTCGCAAAAAGTTAAATGAAGATATTTTCTCGTTTATGGTCGAGCTAAGAGAAATCTATAAAATGAAAGATGCAACAACAATAACCAGAAAAGCAAGACGGCTTGTTGCAAAATACGAAAACATCTTGATCAACCGTTCAGGAATGTTTGCACAAGACTTGATTGACGATATAAGAATGTTAATGGAGTTTTACCACGAGTTGTGTTTATCTTACAAAGAACACGTGACTTATGCTTCCAAAATAATGATTTTACCAGAAAGCATCGTACAACCCATTAATGTGCTTTCCTTGAAGAGAGGGTGCTAA